The following coding sequences are from one Amphiprion ocellaris isolate individual 3 ecotype Okinawa chromosome 19, ASM2253959v1, whole genome shotgun sequence window:
- the hmox2b gene encoding heme oxygenase 2 isoform X2 yields the protein MTSISSWPPNIHQSSVQLSFCLIRDLLSVGLLQILKISREDLLPDQMEAAANGRGPVHDGKDDALSPEDLSEMLAAGTKEIHEKAENTQFVKDFLRGRIRKELFKRGAVALYYTYSAMEEEIERNKDHPHFAPLYFPVELHRHEALARDLQYFYGPDWQSQVSCSQATQRYVDRIQQVGQEDPVLLVAHAYTRYMGDLSGGQVLKKVAQRALKLPPTGEGLEFYQFDAIHSAKAFKQLYRSRMNELDLDLDTKKRLVDEAVKAFLFNMEVFDELEEIGKSIQEEVLDAGMEVHGGMGGDISKCPYYAAKMAASGGMAYFCQLAMAVLRHPTGQVLFATWFAALAGLAAWYLM from the exons ATGACTTCCATAAG CTCCTGGCCTCCAAACATCCACCAGAGCTCTGTCCAGCTGAGCTTCTGTCTGATCAGGGATCTGCTGTCTGTTGG ACTTCTACAGATTTTAAAGATCTCTAGGGAAGATCTGCTCCCTGATCAGATGGAGGCAGCAGCTAATGGAAGAGGACCAGTGCATGATGGGAAGGACGACGCCCTCAG TCCAGAGGATCTGTCTGAGATGTTGGCAGCAGGAACCAAAGAGATCCATGAGAAGGCCGAGAACACTCAGTTTGTGAAAGATTTCCTGAGAGGACGGATCCGTAAAGAGCTGTTCAAG AGGGGCGCTGTGGCGCTCTACTACACCTACTCAGCCATGGAGGAGGAGATCGAGAGGAACAAGGACCACCCCCACTTTGCTCCTTTGTACTTTCCTGTAGAGCTTCACCGACATGAAGCTCTGGCCCGGGACCTCCAGTACTTCTATGGTCCGGACTGGCAGAGCCAGGTGAGCTGCTCCCAGGCCACCCAGCGCTATGTGGACCGCATCCAGCAGGTGGGGCAGGAGGACCCGGTCCTGCTGGTGGCCCACGCCTACACCCGCTACATGGGGGACCTGTCTGGAGGCCAAGTTCTGAAGAAGGTGGCGCAGAGGGCCTTGAAGCTGCCACCCACCGGAGAGGGCCTGGAGTTCTACCAGTTCGATGCCATCCACAGCGCCAAAGCCTTCAAGCAGCTCTACCGCAGCCGCATGAACGagctggacctggacctggacacCAAGAAGAGGCTGGTGGACGAAGCCGTCAAGGCCTTCCTCTTCAACATGGAG GTGTTTGACGAGTTAGAAGAAATTGGAAAATCCATCCAGGAGGAGGTTCTAGATGCTGGGATGGAAGTTCATGGAGGGATGGGAGGAGACATCAGCAAATGTCCTTATTATGCTGCTAAGATGG CGGCTTCAGGTGGGATGGCGTACTTCTGTCAGCTGGCCATGGCCGTTCTCCGACACCCCACCGGACAGGTGCTGTTTGCTACCTGGTTTGCTGCCTTGGCTGGATTGGCTGCCTGGTACCTGATGTGA
- the hmox2b gene encoding heme oxygenase 2 isoform X1 gives MSSKAGLSSWPPNIHQSSVQLSFCLIRDLLSVGLLQILKISREDLLPDQMEAAANGRGPVHDGKDDALSPEDLSEMLAAGTKEIHEKAENTQFVKDFLRGRIRKELFKRGAVALYYTYSAMEEEIERNKDHPHFAPLYFPVELHRHEALARDLQYFYGPDWQSQVSCSQATQRYVDRIQQVGQEDPVLLVAHAYTRYMGDLSGGQVLKKVAQRALKLPPTGEGLEFYQFDAIHSAKAFKQLYRSRMNELDLDLDTKKRLVDEAVKAFLFNMEVFDELEEIGKSIQEEVLDAGMEVHGGMGGDISKCPYYAAKMAASGGMAYFCQLAMAVLRHPTGQVLFATWFAALAGLAAWYLM, from the exons ATGTCCTCTAAAGCTGGACTCAG CTCCTGGCCTCCAAACATCCACCAGAGCTCTGTCCAGCTGAGCTTCTGTCTGATCAGGGATCTGCTGTCTGTTGG ACTTCTACAGATTTTAAAGATCTCTAGGGAAGATCTGCTCCCTGATCAGATGGAGGCAGCAGCTAATGGAAGAGGACCAGTGCATGATGGGAAGGACGACGCCCTCAG TCCAGAGGATCTGTCTGAGATGTTGGCAGCAGGAACCAAAGAGATCCATGAGAAGGCCGAGAACACTCAGTTTGTGAAAGATTTCCTGAGAGGACGGATCCGTAAAGAGCTGTTCAAG AGGGGCGCTGTGGCGCTCTACTACACCTACTCAGCCATGGAGGAGGAGATCGAGAGGAACAAGGACCACCCCCACTTTGCTCCTTTGTACTTTCCTGTAGAGCTTCACCGACATGAAGCTCTGGCCCGGGACCTCCAGTACTTCTATGGTCCGGACTGGCAGAGCCAGGTGAGCTGCTCCCAGGCCACCCAGCGCTATGTGGACCGCATCCAGCAGGTGGGGCAGGAGGACCCGGTCCTGCTGGTGGCCCACGCCTACACCCGCTACATGGGGGACCTGTCTGGAGGCCAAGTTCTGAAGAAGGTGGCGCAGAGGGCCTTGAAGCTGCCACCCACCGGAGAGGGCCTGGAGTTCTACCAGTTCGATGCCATCCACAGCGCCAAAGCCTTCAAGCAGCTCTACCGCAGCCGCATGAACGagctggacctggacctggacacCAAGAAGAGGCTGGTGGACGAAGCCGTCAAGGCCTTCCTCTTCAACATGGAG GTGTTTGACGAGTTAGAAGAAATTGGAAAATCCATCCAGGAGGAGGTTCTAGATGCTGGGATGGAAGTTCATGGAGGGATGGGAGGAGACATCAGCAAATGTCCTTATTATGCTGCTAAGATGG CGGCTTCAGGTGGGATGGCGTACTTCTGTCAGCTGGCCATGGCCGTTCTCCGACACCCCACCGGACAGGTGCTGTTTGCTACCTGGTTTGCTGCCTTGGCTGGATTGGCTGCCTGGTACCTGATGTGA
- the hmox2b gene encoding heme oxygenase 2 isoform X3 — MEAAANGRGPVHDGKDDALSPEDLSEMLAAGTKEIHEKAENTQFVKDFLRGRIRKELFKRGAVALYYTYSAMEEEIERNKDHPHFAPLYFPVELHRHEALARDLQYFYGPDWQSQVSCSQATQRYVDRIQQVGQEDPVLLVAHAYTRYMGDLSGGQVLKKVAQRALKLPPTGEGLEFYQFDAIHSAKAFKQLYRSRMNELDLDLDTKKRLVDEAVKAFLFNMEVFDELEEIGKSIQEEVLDAGMEVHGGMGGDISKCPYYAAKMAASGGMAYFCQLAMAVLRHPTGQVLFATWFAALAGLAAWYLM, encoded by the exons ATGGAGGCAGCAGCTAATGGAAGAGGACCAGTGCATGATGGGAAGGACGACGCCCTCAG TCCAGAGGATCTGTCTGAGATGTTGGCAGCAGGAACCAAAGAGATCCATGAGAAGGCCGAGAACACTCAGTTTGTGAAAGATTTCCTGAGAGGACGGATCCGTAAAGAGCTGTTCAAG AGGGGCGCTGTGGCGCTCTACTACACCTACTCAGCCATGGAGGAGGAGATCGAGAGGAACAAGGACCACCCCCACTTTGCTCCTTTGTACTTTCCTGTAGAGCTTCACCGACATGAAGCTCTGGCCCGGGACCTCCAGTACTTCTATGGTCCGGACTGGCAGAGCCAGGTGAGCTGCTCCCAGGCCACCCAGCGCTATGTGGACCGCATCCAGCAGGTGGGGCAGGAGGACCCGGTCCTGCTGGTGGCCCACGCCTACACCCGCTACATGGGGGACCTGTCTGGAGGCCAAGTTCTGAAGAAGGTGGCGCAGAGGGCCTTGAAGCTGCCACCCACCGGAGAGGGCCTGGAGTTCTACCAGTTCGATGCCATCCACAGCGCCAAAGCCTTCAAGCAGCTCTACCGCAGCCGCATGAACGagctggacctggacctggacacCAAGAAGAGGCTGGTGGACGAAGCCGTCAAGGCCTTCCTCTTCAACATGGAG GTGTTTGACGAGTTAGAAGAAATTGGAAAATCCATCCAGGAGGAGGTTCTAGATGCTGGGATGGAAGTTCATGGAGGGATGGGAGGAGACATCAGCAAATGTCCTTATTATGCTGCTAAGATGG CGGCTTCAGGTGGGATGGCGTACTTCTGTCAGCTGGCCATGGCCGTTCTCCGACACCCCACCGGACAGGTGCTGTTTGCTACCTGGTTTGCTGCCTTGGCTGGATTGGCTGCCTGGTACCTGATGTGA